From the Anabaena sphaerica FACHB-251 genome, one window contains:
- a CDS encoding phosphoglucomutase/phosphomannomutase family protein: protein MPILTSPIKFGTDGWRGVIGEEFTFERLAIVAPVAAQVLYDTYYSTVGSRTIIVGYDRRFMAEEFARVVADAVTAVGFDVLFSETYAPTPAFSWAAKDLNALGALVITASHNPGSYLGLKVKSAFGGSVPPEVTQEIEALLTEKVPTAATPGKEETFDPWPSYCQALEKKVDIGKIRQAISSSKLTLFADVMHGAAASGLGRLLGEKVKEINSNRDPLFEGGAPEPLPKYLSRLFAEIKTHGESNNSGLTVGLVFDGDCDRIAAVDKDANFLSSQILIPILIDHLTRRRNFTGEIVKTVSGSDIIPLVAKLLNLSVFETAVGYKYIADRMLAAEVLLGGEESGGIGYGSHIPERDALLSALYVLEAVVESGLDLGEYYRQLQQQTNFTSAYDRIDLPLASMEVRGKLLQQLQTQPLTEIAGKKVIDCNTIDGYKFRLADQSWLMIRFSGTEPVLRLYCEAPTIEQVHQTLAWAKNWAESN, encoded by the coding sequence ATGCCAATTTTAACTAGCCCAATCAAATTTGGTACAGATGGCTGGCGGGGGGTAATTGGCGAGGAATTTACCTTTGAACGCCTAGCCATAGTAGCCCCAGTGGCAGCCCAAGTATTATATGATACTTACTATTCTACAGTGGGTAGCCGTACCATTATTGTCGGTTATGATCGCCGATTTATGGCGGAGGAATTTGCCCGTGTCGTCGCTGATGCTGTCACCGCTGTTGGTTTCGATGTGCTGTTTAGCGAAACTTATGCCCCAACCCCGGCTTTTAGCTGGGCTGCAAAAGACCTCAACGCTTTAGGTGCGTTAGTCATCACTGCCAGTCATAATCCAGGATCATATTTAGGCTTAAAAGTCAAGAGTGCTTTTGGCGGTTCTGTACCACCAGAAGTTACCCAAGAAATAGAAGCACTATTAACAGAGAAAGTACCAACCGCAGCTACTCCAGGAAAAGAAGAAACATTTGATCCTTGGCCTAGTTATTGTCAAGCTTTAGAAAAGAAAGTTGATATTGGCAAAATTCGGCAAGCAATATCATCAAGCAAATTAACATTATTTGCAGATGTTATGCACGGTGCAGCGGCTAGTGGTTTGGGTAGACTATTAGGCGAAAAAGTCAAAGAAATCAACAGCAACCGTGATCCTTTATTTGAAGGTGGTGCGCCAGAACCGTTACCAAAATACCTCTCCCGGCTATTTGCAGAAATCAAAACTCATGGGGAAAGTAATAACTCAGGTTTAACGGTAGGTTTAGTATTTGATGGAGATTGCGATCGCATTGCCGCAGTAGACAAAGACGCTAATTTCCTCAGTTCCCAAATATTAATCCCCATCTTAATTGACCACCTCACCCGCAGACGCAACTTTACAGGGGAAATTGTCAAAACAGTTAGCGGTTCTGATATAATTCCCCTGGTCGCTAAATTACTCAACTTGTCTGTATTTGAAACCGCAGTTGGTTATAAATACATTGCAGATAGAATGTTAGCCGCAGAAGTATTACTAGGTGGTGAAGAATCTGGTGGTATTGGTTATGGTAGCCACATTCCCGAACGAGATGCCCTACTATCAGCATTGTATGTATTAGAAGCAGTTGTAGAATCAGGGTTGGATTTAGGTGAGTATTATCGCCAATTACAACAACAAACTAATTTTACCTCAGCCTATGATCGCATAGATTTACCTTTAGCGAGTATGGAAGTCAGAGGCAAGTTATTACAACAATTACAAACCCAACCTTTAACAGAAATTGCTGGTAAAAAAGTAATTGATTGCAATACAATTGATGGTTATAAATTCCGTCTGGCTGATCAAAGTTGGTTAATGATTCGTTTTAGTGGTACTGAACCAGTTTTACGCCTTTATTGTGAAGCACCCACAATAGAACAGGTTCATCAAACCCTAGCTTGGGCAAAAAATTGGGCTGAGTCTAATTAA
- the rdgB gene encoding RdgB/HAM1 family non-canonical purine NTP pyrophosphatase yields MKLLVVATGNPGKLREMQAYLTNSGWELTLKPADLDVDETGETFEANACLKASEVAKATGNWAIADDSGLAVDALNAAPGVYSARYGNTDADRISRLLRELGTTKNRQAQFVCAVAVANPAGEIVLQSEGICKGEILYETRGDGGFGYDPIFYVPEKQLTFAEMSPELKKSISHRGNALKKLVPQLVEMVG; encoded by the coding sequence ATGAAATTACTCGTAGTAGCTACAGGAAATCCCGGTAAATTGCGGGAAATGCAAGCTTATTTAACTAATTCTGGTTGGGAATTAACCCTTAAACCCGCAGATTTAGATGTTGATGAAACTGGAGAAACTTTTGAAGCCAATGCTTGTTTAAAAGCTTCTGAAGTTGCCAAAGCTACAGGAAATTGGGCGATCGCAGATGATTCTGGTTTAGCTGTAGATGCGCTAAATGCTGCGCCTGGTGTATATTCTGCCCGTTATGGCAACACTGATGCAGACCGGATTTCTCGGTTATTACGGGAATTAGGAACTACAAAAAACCGCCAAGCACAGTTTGTTTGTGCGGTAGCAGTTGCAAATCCTGCGGGGGAAATAGTTTTGCAATCTGAGGGTATTTGTAAGGGTGAAATTCTCTATGAAACCCGTGGTGATGGTGGTTTTGGTTATGATCCGATTTTTTATGTCCCAGAAAAGCAGTTGACTTTTGCCGAAATGTCACCGGAGTTGAAAAAGTCAATTAGTCATCGGGGTAATGCTTTGAAAAAGTTAGTTCCGCAGTTGGTGGAAATGGTAGGGTAA
- a CDS encoding TIGR02391 family protein: protein MLNEQVSFMMMLQGFVRGVRNVLAHTHGKQKEARKAYEYLFMASLFCRRIDETTKTKP from the coding sequence TTGCTTAACGAACAGGTTAGTTTTATGATGATGCTACAGGGATTTGTAAGAGGAGTGCGTAACGTACTTGCACATACTCATGGAAAACAAAAAGAAGCAAGAAAGGCTTATGAATATTTATTTATGGCATCTCTTTTTTGCCGACGTATTGATGAGACTACCAAAACAAAACCATAA
- a CDS encoding P-II family nitrogen regulator translates to MRKVEAIIRPFKLDEVKIALVNAGIVGMTISEVRGFGRQKGQTERYRGSEYTVEFLQKLKLEIVVEDSQVDMVVDKIISAARTGEIGDGKIFISPVEQVIRIRTGEKNTEAV, encoded by the coding sequence ATGAGAAAAGTAGAAGCTATTATCCGCCCATTTAAGCTGGATGAGGTAAAAATTGCCTTGGTTAATGCGGGAATTGTGGGCATGACAATTTCTGAAGTCCGGGGTTTTGGACGGCAAAAAGGTCAAACTGAACGCTATCGGGGTTCGGAATATACGGTTGAGTTCCTGCAAAAACTGAAGCTGGAAATCGTGGTTGAAGATTCCCAGGTGGATATGGTGGTTGATAAAATTATCTCAGCTGCCCGTACTGGTGAAATCGGTGATGGTAAGATTTTTATCTCTCCTGTTGAGCAAGTCATACGGATTCGGACTGGAGAAAAGAATACCGAAGCTGTGTAA
- the hetF gene encoding cell division protein HetF — translation MTQEFHISVTPVGQNDYLVRTEQVAPGVPLAEELVSWPVAEWLAAAGHLMNDPLQLVLQGDAIARNSVNLVALGQQLYNALFQGTLRDSWITAQGIAQNQQQVLRLRLGLKDTRLARLPWEVMHAGDRPLATGPYIAFSRYQSGIPSTSRLPTRNLPTPQEESGVKVLMVISSPTDQVRLDLLKQEAINLQAELHRQIPRSGENGNYLPEIELTVLDQPGREELTQALEQGRYHVLHYSGHSNVGANGGEIYLVSRRTGLTETLSGDDLAGLLVNNNIQMAVFNSCLGAYRAKSDGSGDTGERNLTESLVKRGISSVLAMSERIPDEVALTLTQLFYRNLSQGYPLDLCVSRVRQGLISAYGSHQMYWALPMLYLHREFEGFLRPQLGLSASSELLNEYQSPVGTSANAMYAAATDDLEIPLTLEEMMPSGLAREHSELDWLGDDTWGDLLDEIEYDHPGYDEDSAIVADLFRQLGNPQVPTEETPMKAELESPITENHLQEKQPSAVEEEFDFWGDRPTPTTPHEPNIEGNRVISQQLPLPPLNQSRHRRRLWPMLGILGASALAAIIGLTWWSNHRKSVVSEIPTIPTHTVTNSKQAPIDLKTSSTGIVTATAIEKLSQGNLQAGLETVEELLNRGALQSVETALALVPAKQSEDPSVNFLRGRLAWQFAQTRDKKYSMDDARRYWEIAVRDQPNSILYNNALGFAYYAEGNLNRANDSWFKAVNLSLKQQNTTSTAVEYANNIMPSEALTAYAGLALGLYKSANNQPTDKQGQYIKEAIKLRQMVIQNEPVKFTVDKLAQNWLWTDQAIADWRSLLQEQEQR, via the coding sequence GTGACCCAGGAATTTCATATTTCCGTAACCCCAGTAGGGCAGAATGACTACTTGGTGCGGACGGAACAAGTCGCACCTGGGGTGCCATTGGCAGAAGAACTGGTGAGTTGGCCTGTAGCTGAGTGGTTAGCAGCAGCAGGACATTTGATGAATGACCCTTTACAATTGGTGCTACAGGGGGATGCGATTGCCAGGAACTCTGTTAACTTAGTGGCACTGGGTCAACAATTATACAATGCACTGTTTCAAGGCACTCTCAGAGATAGTTGGATTACGGCCCAAGGTATTGCCCAGAATCAACAACAGGTACTGCGCTTGCGTTTGGGACTCAAAGATACTAGGTTAGCGCGGTTGCCTTGGGAAGTGATGCACGCAGGCGATCGCCCTCTGGCCACAGGTCCTTATATCGCTTTTTCCCGCTACCAAAGTGGAATTCCTTCCACATCAAGATTGCCAACACGCAACCTGCCCACACCACAGGAAGAAAGCGGGGTTAAAGTGTTAATGGTGATTTCTTCTCCCACAGATCAAGTCCGTCTGGATTTGCTCAAACAAGAAGCAATCAACCTACAAGCAGAACTGCATCGGCAGATCCCCCGATCTGGGGAAAATGGCAATTACCTCCCAGAAATTGAATTAACTGTCCTGGATCAACCAGGAAGAGAAGAGTTGACCCAAGCTTTAGAACAGGGACGATATCATGTTCTCCACTACTCCGGTCATAGTAATGTGGGAGCTAATGGAGGGGAAATTTATCTCGTTAGTAGAAGAACTGGGTTAACAGAAACCCTCAGCGGTGATGATTTAGCTGGGTTGCTAGTCAATAATAATATCCAAATGGCAGTGTTTAACTCCTGTTTGGGAGCATATAGAGCTAAGTCTGATGGCTCTGGGGATACAGGAGAAAGGAACCTAACGGAAAGTTTGGTGAAAAGGGGCATTAGCAGCGTTTTGGCGATGTCAGAACGAATTCCTGATGAAGTGGCGCTGACCCTGACACAATTGTTTTACCGCAACTTAAGCCAGGGCTATCCCCTAGATCTGTGTGTGAGTCGGGTGCGTCAGGGCTTAATTTCTGCCTATGGTTCTCACCAGATGTACTGGGCGTTACCGATGTTGTATCTGCATCGAGAATTTGAAGGTTTTCTCAGACCGCAACTGGGTTTATCTGCCAGTTCAGAGTTGCTCAACGAATATCAGTCACCTGTGGGAACATCTGCTAATGCGATGTATGCTGCTGCGACAGATGATTTGGAAATACCTTTAACTCTTGAAGAGATGATGCCCTCTGGGTTAGCAAGAGAGCATTCTGAGTTAGATTGGCTAGGAGATGATACTTGGGGGGATCTCTTGGATGAAATTGAGTATGATCACCCCGGTTATGATGAGGATTCGGCGATTGTGGCTGATTTATTTCGTCAGCTAGGTAATCCACAAGTCCCAACTGAAGAAACGCCCATGAAGGCGGAACTAGAGTCACCAATCACGGAAAATCATCTTCAGGAAAAGCAGCCTTCAGCAGTGGAAGAGGAATTTGATTTTTGGGGAGATAGACCAACTCCAACAACGCCCCATGAGCCAAATATTGAAGGTAATCGGGTAATTTCCCAACAGCTACCATTACCACCACTTAACCAATCACGTCACCGTCGTCGGTTATGGCCAATGTTAGGCATTTTGGGTGCAAGTGCGTTAGCTGCCATAATTGGTTTAACTTGGTGGTCGAATCATCGCAAGTCTGTAGTTTCGGAAATCCCCACCATTCCTACGCATACTGTTACTAACAGCAAACAAGCTCCTATTGACTTAAAAACATCATCAACAGGTATTGTCACTGCTACAGCTATAGAGAAATTGAGTCAAGGAAATTTACAGGCTGGGCTAGAGACAGTGGAAGAATTACTCAATCGTGGCGCTTTACAATCGGTAGAAACGGCTTTAGCTCTTGTTCCTGCCAAGCAAAGCGAAGATCCATCTGTCAATTTTTTGCGAGGACGATTGGCTTGGCAATTTGCCCAAACAAGAGATAAAAAATACAGTATGGATGATGCCCGTCGTTACTGGGAAATTGCGGTGCGGGATCAGCCGAATTCTATCTTGTATAACAATGCTTTGGGATTTGCCTACTATGCAGAAGGAAATCTGAATCGGGCTAATGATTCGTGGTTTAAGGCTGTGAATTTATCTCTGAAACAACAGAATACAACCTCTACAGCCGTGGAATATGCCAATAATATCATGCCATCAGAGGCTTTAACTGCTTATGCGGGATTAGCCTTGGGTTTATATAAATCTGCAAATAATCAACCTACTGATAAACAGGGACAATATATTAAAGAAGCAATTAAACTGCGTCAAATGGTGATTCAGAATGAACCTGTGAAGTTTACGGTAGATAAATTAGCTCAAAATTGGCTGTGGACAGATCAGGCGATCGCAGATTGGCGATCGCTCCTTCAGGAGCAAGAACAGAGGTGA
- a CDS encoding thioredoxin family protein: MSLAVIKFSSEDCGICHKMSFYDKKVAEELGLQFIDVKMQDTATYRQYRQILLHQYPDKSQMGWPTYIICDSPEGEFKIVGEVKGGHPKGEFRTRIQEVLDSVASQN; encoded by the coding sequence ATGAGTTTAGCAGTGATTAAGTTCTCTTCTGAAGATTGCGGTATATGCCACAAGATGTCTTTTTATGACAAAAAAGTGGCTGAGGAACTGGGTTTGCAATTTATTGATGTCAAAATGCAGGATACGGCGACTTATCGTCAATATCGCCAGATTTTGCTCCATCAGTACCCTGATAAATCCCAAATGGGATGGCCTACCTATATTATATGCGATTCTCCCGAAGGAGAATTTAAGATTGTCGGTGAGGTCAAAGGTGGACATCCCAAAGGAGAATTTAGAACTCGTATCCAAGAGGTTCTAGATTCAGTTGCTAGTCAGAACTAA
- a CDS encoding S8 family peptidase, whose product MRRLILLCLFVIGLVAAVFGFLNFQGLATKGEFETILLDFREDIPATVIQQDLQAIAQQYNVTPRLDNQFSAADSVYIIKGDRQRLKDLRKSPFAKTTEFIEPNYIYKAVPIGETAWLGDFLRPQDDEEATPSLTGPNDQYYSKQWNLHKIGVEGAWTRTKGSGVTVAVIDTGITKVRDLYETKFVKGYDFVNDTETAKDDNGHGTHVAGTVAQATNNKYGVAGVAYEASLMPLKVLGAEGGGTVADIAEAIKFAANNGADVINMSLGGGGESQLMKEAIEYAYKKGVVIVAAAGNESTDGSSYPARYPHVIGVSAFGPDGEKASYSNFGAGVDISAPGGTDAGAILQETINENGEGVFLGLQGTSMASPHVAGVAALVKAAGVTDPEEILKVLKQSARVIQDDGLNYYGAGQINAEAAVKLASEGQISFPDFFRWLRDNGYINPGFWIDGGVVALVPKILMVVGSYLLAWFLRVYFPFAWSWSLSSGLIFGSSGLFFLKGIYIFDLPQWPFRVLGSSIPELGNSIQGTGALNPLFASVLIPIILIALLLGHSSWKWFAIGSTLGMTAFLTVSAIYDPNLWGLGDGNLARIFLIINALLCYGLARLALKNDEQPA is encoded by the coding sequence ATGAGAAGACTTATATTATTGTGCTTGTTTGTCATCGGCTTGGTTGCTGCCGTGTTCGGGTTCCTGAATTTTCAGGGATTGGCAACCAAAGGTGAATTTGAGACAATTTTACTGGATTTTCGAGAAGATATACCAGCGACAGTAATACAGCAGGATTTACAGGCGATCGCTCAACAATATAACGTTACACCCCGACTGGATAACCAATTTTCAGCGGCTGATAGTGTGTATATTATCAAAGGCGATCGCCAAAGGTTGAAAGACCTAAGAAAATCCCCATTTGCCAAAACCACAGAATTCATCGAGCCTAATTATATTTATAAAGCAGTTCCCATCGGCGAAACTGCCTGGTTAGGAGACTTTCTGCGTCCCCAAGATGATGAAGAAGCAACTCCCTCATTAACAGGGCCAAACGACCAATATTACAGCAAACAGTGGAACCTGCACAAAATTGGCGTAGAAGGCGCATGGACTCGCACCAAAGGTAGCGGCGTTACAGTTGCAGTCATTGACACCGGTATCACCAAAGTCCGAGACTTGTATGAGACAAAATTCGTCAAAGGCTACGACTTTGTAAACGACACAGAAACAGCCAAAGACGACAACGGACATGGAACCCATGTAGCCGGTACAGTAGCCCAAGCCACCAATAATAAATATGGTGTAGCGGGAGTTGCTTACGAAGCCAGCCTCATGCCCTTAAAAGTATTGGGTGCTGAAGGTGGTGGCACAGTAGCCGATATTGCCGAAGCCATCAAATTTGCCGCCAACAACGGCGCAGACGTAATTAACATGAGCTTAGGTGGTGGTGGTGAAAGCCAGTTAATGAAAGAAGCGATCGAATACGCCTACAAAAAAGGTGTAGTCATCGTCGCCGCCGCAGGTAACGAAAGTACCGATGGTTCTAGTTATCCCGCCCGTTATCCTCATGTTATCGGTGTTTCCGCATTTGGACCCGATGGCGAAAAAGCATCTTATTCCAACTTTGGCGCAGGTGTAGATATTTCCGCCCCTGGTGGTACTGACGCAGGTGCAATTCTCCAAGAAACCATCAACGAAAACGGCGAAGGCGTATTTTTGGGACTCCAAGGTACAAGTATGGCCTCTCCCCACGTTGCTGGTGTTGCAGCATTAGTCAAAGCAGCTGGTGTCACAGATCCAGAGGAAATTTTAAAAGTCCTCAAACAGTCAGCTAGAGTCATTCAAGATGATGGTTTGAACTATTATGGCGCTGGACAAATTAACGCCGAAGCAGCCGTTAAACTTGCCAGTGAAGGACAAATTAGTTTTCCCGACTTTTTCCGGTGGTTGCGGGATAATGGTTATATCAACCCTGGTTTTTGGATTGATGGCGGTGTTGTCGCCTTAGTACCTAAAATATTAATGGTAGTCGGTTCCTATCTCCTCGCTTGGTTTTTACGGGTTTACTTCCCCTTCGCTTGGAGTTGGTCTTTATCCAGTGGCTTAATATTTGGCAGTTCTGGTTTATTCTTCCTCAAAGGAATTTACATCTTTGACCTTCCCCAGTGGCCATTCCGGGTTTTGGGCAGTTCCATACCCGAACTAGGCAACAGTATACAGGGAACAGGTGCTTTAAATCCCCTCTTTGCCAGTGTGTTAATTCCCATTATTTTAATAGCATTGCTGTTAGGACATTCCAGTTGGAAATGGTTTGCCATTGGTTCTACTTTAGGTATGACCGCTTTTTTAACAGTCAGTGCTATTTACGATCCCAACCTTTGGGGCTTGGGAGATGGTAACTTAGCCCGGATCTTCCTCATCATCAATGCCCTACTGTGTTATGGACTAGCACGTTTAGCATTGAAAAACGACGAACAACCAGCTTAG
- the crtH gene encoding carotenoid isomerase, translating to MNYELFDVIVIGSGIGGLVTATQLAAKGAKVLVLERYLIPGGSAGYFQHQGYTFDVGASMIFGLGNKGTTNLLTHALEAVNLHIESITDPVQIHYHLPNGLNLKVDRDYEKFLQNLIAYFPNEEKGIRSFYDECQKVFNSLNSIELLSLEELGYVLRVFFQHPLACLGLAKYLPQNAGDVARRYIKDPLLLKFIDIECYCWSVVPANMTPMINAGMVFSDRHYGGVNYPKGGVGQIAQKLVEGLEKAGGQIQYQARVTKILTEQGRAIGVQLANGKVYHGKRIVSNATRWDTFEKLLPADKIPANEKNWQQQYKKSPSFLSLHIGVKAYVLPAVTECHHILLEDWQNMELARGTIFVSIPTLLDPDLAPTGYHIIHAFTPDWITDWQGLTPTEYAEKKEQAAGEIIDRLEQIFPGLDAGLDYMEVGTPLTHRRFLGRVDGTYGPIPKRKLWGLLAMPFNRTAIPNLYCVGDSTFPGQGLNAVAFSGFACAHRIAVDLGL from the coding sequence ATGAATTATGAATTATTTGATGTTATTGTCATCGGTTCTGGTATTGGGGGTTTAGTAACAGCCACCCAATTAGCAGCAAAAGGAGCTAAAGTATTAGTTCTAGAGCGTTACCTCATTCCTGGAGGTAGTGCAGGTTATTTTCAACATCAAGGATATACATTTGATGTTGGTGCATCCATGATTTTTGGTTTGGGAAACAAGGGTACAACCAACTTACTCACCCACGCTTTAGAAGCTGTAAATCTTCACATAGAATCAATTACAGATCCAGTACAGATACACTATCATCTACCTAACGGTTTAAACTTGAAAGTTGACCGAGATTATGAAAAATTTTTGCAAAATTTAATTGCTTATTTCCCCAATGAAGAAAAAGGGATTCGCAGTTTTTATGATGAATGTCAAAAAGTTTTCAATAGCCTCAATAGTATAGAATTATTATCATTAGAAGAACTAGGGTATGTACTGCGGGTCTTTTTTCAGCATCCTTTAGCTTGTCTTGGTTTAGCTAAGTATTTACCCCAAAATGCGGGAGATGTGGCGCGGCGCTACATCAAAGATCCCTTATTATTAAAGTTTATTGATATTGAGTGTTACTGCTGGTCAGTAGTTCCAGCCAACATGACACCAATGATTAATGCAGGAATGGTTTTTTCTGACCGACATTATGGGGGAGTTAATTATCCTAAAGGTGGAGTAGGACAAATTGCCCAAAAATTGGTAGAGGGTTTAGAAAAAGCTGGCGGTCAAATTCAATACCAAGCTAGGGTGACGAAAATCCTCACGGAACAGGGACGAGCTATTGGTGTACAGTTAGCTAATGGTAAGGTTTATCACGGTAAACGCATTGTATCCAACGCCACAAGATGGGATACGTTTGAAAAGTTATTGCCAGCGGATAAAATTCCAGCTAATGAAAAAAATTGGCAACAGCAATATAAAAAATCACCCAGTTTCTTGAGTTTGCATATCGGGGTAAAAGCGTATGTTTTACCTGCTGTTACAGAATGCCATCATATTTTGCTGGAAGATTGGCAAAATATGGAATTAGCAAGAGGGACAATTTTTGTTTCTATTCCCACATTACTAGATCCAGATTTAGCACCCACAGGATACCACATTATTCATGCTTTTACACCTGACTGGATTACTGATTGGCAGGGACTTACACCCACGGAGTATGCAGAAAAAAAAGAGCAAGCAGCAGGAGAAATTATTGACCGACTAGAGCAGATTTTTCCAGGTTTAGATGCGGGGTTGGATTATATGGAAGTGGGGACACCGCTTACCCATCGTCGTTTTTTAGGTCGGGTAGATGGTACTTATGGACCCATACCCAAACGTAAGTTGTGGGGGTTATTGGCAATGCCTTTTAACCGCACAGCTATACCTAACCTTTATTGTGTGGGAGATAGTACCTTTCCCGGTCAGGGTTTAAATGCAGTGGCTTTTTCTGGGTTTGCTTGCGCTCATCGTATTGCTGTAGATTTAGGACTTTGA
- a CDS encoding Crp/Fnr family transcriptional regulator yields the protein MSLYTGLTQTATNSNRQNFTRRSLLPIKKNALWQIESGFVLTYTYLEDGTTVALGLWGPGDVVGEPLSKMKPYQMECLTTVEVTILPVDNWHQLTETLLHHIQQAEELMLIRSHKKVETMLMQLLAWLSKKFGSQVEQGRLIDMRLTHEDLAALISSTRVTITRLLGQLEQEGLIDRLSLNRIVVRQEDIWYYEI from the coding sequence ATGTCATTATACACAGGTCTTACACAAACAGCTACTAACAGCAATCGCCAAAATTTCACCCGGCGATCGCTTTTACCGATTAAAAAAAATGCTCTCTGGCAAATAGAAAGCGGCTTTGTGCTGACTTATACTTATCTAGAAGACGGGACGACAGTGGCTTTAGGATTATGGGGTCCAGGTGATGTGGTGGGTGAACCCTTATCAAAAATGAAACCATATCAAATGGAATGTTTAACCACAGTAGAAGTAACAATTTTACCTGTGGATAATTGGCATCAACTCACAGAGACTTTACTTCACCACATCCAGCAAGCGGAAGAATTAATGCTAATTCGCAGCCATAAAAAAGTAGAAACCATGCTGATGCAACTATTAGCGTGGTTATCAAAAAAATTTGGCTCACAGGTAGAACAAGGACGCTTAATAGATATGCGTCTAACACATGAAGATTTAGCAGCACTGATCAGTTCTACCCGTGTGACTATCACTCGTTTGCTGGGACAATTAGAACAAGAGGGATTGATTGATAGACTTTCTTTGAATCGGATTGTAGTTCGACAAGAGGATATTTGGTATTACGAAATTTGA
- a CDS encoding RrF2 family transcriptional regulator translates to MYSSILNTDLNSQSYALLDLSAKVEYALLALLELASHHDKKVPLTMNEIAVKQPIPERYLEQILTNLRRAGVVQSQRGSKGGFLLVREPWQITLLEIVTLVEGERKEKENSETPTIEKTLVLEIWEQANAASIEVLRGYTLQDLCQERETRAQNSPMYYI, encoded by the coding sequence ATGTACAGTAGTATTCTAAATACGGACTTGAATAGCCAAAGCTACGCTCTTCTGGATCTTTCTGCCAAGGTGGAATACGCACTATTGGCACTGTTAGAACTTGCCAGCCATCACGATAAAAAAGTCCCTCTGACTATGAACGAGATTGCTGTCAAGCAACCGATACCAGAGCGTTATCTGGAACAGATTCTGACTAACCTGCGACGTGCGGGTGTGGTGCAGAGTCAGCGTGGCTCAAAAGGTGGTTTCCTGTTGGTACGTGAACCTTGGCAGATTACTTTGCTAGAAATAGTCACTTTGGTAGAAGGGGAACGCAAAGAGAAAGAAAACTCTGAGACTCCGACTATAGAAAAAACTTTGGTTTTGGAAATTTGGGAACAAGCTAACGCTGCTTCAATTGAGGTACTGCGTGGCTATACACTCCAAGACTTGTGTCAGGAAAGAGAAACTCGCGCTCAAAATAGTCCCATGTATTACATTTAG